A window from Enterocloster bolteae encodes these proteins:
- a CDS encoding site-specific integrase yields the protein MSKKERDEKRRDSKGRLLKSGESQRTDGRYAYKYTDTFGEPKFVYSWKLVPTDKIPAGKRPDISLREKIKQIQKDLDDGIDTIGKKMTVCQLYEKYIRQRGNVKRGTHKSRQQLMKLLSEDKIGGASIDSVKLSDAKEWALRMQEKGVAYHTICNGKRSLKAIFHMAVQDDCLRKNPFDFQINEVINDDTVPKVPLTPAQEKELLGFMQSDPVYAKYYDEVLILLETGLRVSELCGLTPADLNFDKRFVNVDHQLLRSTEDGYYIEAPKTDSGYRQVPMSAAAYKAFQRVLHRRKDGKGVVVDGYKGFLFLNRDGLPKAAVNYDSMFQGLAKKFNKFHAEPLPEVMTPHTMRHTFCTRMANAGMNPKALQYIMGHSNIVMTLNYYAHATFHSAQEEMERLQAKSQTAAAVNAQPASESAQESKAA from the coding sequence ATGTCAAAAAAAGAACGAGATGAAAAAAGGCGGGACAGCAAAGGCCGCCTTTTGAAATCTGGAGAGAGCCAGCGAACAGACGGAAGATACGCCTACAAATATACGGATACCTTTGGAGAACCGAAGTTTGTGTACTCATGGAAGTTAGTCCCTACGGACAAAATCCCTGCCGGAAAACGCCCGGATATTTCTCTGCGTGAGAAAATCAAGCAGATACAAAAAGACCTTGACGATGGGATTGACACCATCGGTAAGAAAATGACCGTGTGCCAGCTATATGAAAAGTATATCCGGCAGCGGGGCAATGTGAAACGGGGAACCCATAAGAGCCGCCAGCAGTTAATGAAACTTCTGTCCGAGGATAAAATCGGAGGGGCCAGCATCGACAGCGTGAAGCTGTCTGACGCCAAAGAATGGGCCTTGCGTATGCAGGAAAAGGGCGTGGCCTATCATACCATCTGCAACGGCAAGCGTTCCCTGAAAGCCATTTTTCACATGGCCGTACAGGACGATTGCCTCCGCAAGAATCCCTTTGACTTCCAGATCAATGAGGTTATCAACGACGATACCGTACCAAAGGTGCCGCTTACCCCTGCACAGGAAAAGGAGCTTTTGGGCTTCATGCAGAGTGACCCCGTTTATGCCAAGTATTATGACGAGGTATTGATTCTGCTGGAAACCGGACTTCGCGTTTCCGAACTCTGCGGCCTGACGCCTGCCGACCTGAATTTTGACAAGCGGTTTGTGAATGTAGACCACCAGCTTTTGAGAAGCACCGAGGACGGCTACTACATCGAAGCGCCAAAGACAGACAGCGGTTATCGCCAGGTGCCTATGAGCGCAGCGGCCTACAAAGCATTTCAGCGTGTGTTGCACAGGCGAAAGGACGGCAAAGGCGTTGTGGTGGACGGGTATAAGGGATTCCTGTTCTTAAATCGGGACGGACTGCCGAAAGCGGCTGTCAACTATGATTCCATGTTTCAGGGCCTTGCCAAGAAGTTCAACAAGTTCCATGCGGAACCGCTGCCGGAGGTCATGACGCCACACACCATGCGGCATACATTCTGTACCAGAATGGCAAATGCGGGCATGAACCCCAAGGCATTGCAGTACATTATGGGGCATTCCAATATCGTTATGACGCTGAACTATTACGCCCACGCCACGTTCCATTCCGCACAGGAGGAAATGGAACGGCTGCAAGCCAAGTCACAGACCGCCGCCGCAGTCAACGCGCAGCCTGCGTCAGAGAGCGCCCAGGAATCCAAGGCCGCATAA
- a CDS encoding excisionase, with protein MSNNDVPIWEKYTLTIEEASKYFRIGENKLRRLAEENPSAGWVILNGNRIQIKRQKFEKIIDSLDTI; from the coding sequence ATGAGTAATAACGATGTGCCTATTTGGGAAAAGTATACGCTTACCATTGAGGAAGCGTCGAAATATTTTCGCATTGGAGAAAACAAACTGCGTCGGCTTGCCGAGGAAAACCCATCCGCTGGCTGGGTGATTTTGAACGGCAACCGCATCCAGATCAAACGGCAAAAATTTGAAAAAATCATTGATTCTCTTGACACAATCTAG
- a CDS encoding helix-turn-helix domain-containing protein, producing the protein MKEPTFNGRELLPLSVMEAAHAGDAMAMEQVLRYYEDYINKLCIRTLYDSNGIPYVCVDEYMKHRLEIKLIHSIIVALK; encoded by the coding sequence ATGAAGGAACCTACATTCAACGGCAGAGAGCTTCTTCCCCTTTCGGTGATGGAAGCTGCCCACGCTGGGGATGCAATGGCTATGGAGCAAGTGCTGCGGTACTATGAGGACTACATAAACAAGCTCTGCATCCGCACCTTGTATGACAGCAACGGCATCCCCTATGTGTGCGTGGACGAGTATATGAAGCACCGTTTGGAAATCAAGCTCATTCATTCCATCATCGTTGCCTTGAAGTAA
- a CDS encoding RNA polymerase sigma factor, whose translation METIPRNDFILRHRYDAFCKAVLRNEAKSYWSEMAHRREREKSLDALTQEEMDKLSVVDDYPSDSYVFSSYGYDLLIDNELVAEAFASLPEQEQSILILHCVLDLADGEIGSLMGMSRSAVQRHRTRTLKQLRMKLMAFMPEGGKRG comes from the coding sequence ATGGAAACGATCCCCCGCAATGATTTTATCCTGCGGCACCGCTATGATGCTTTCTGCAAAGCGGTACTCCGCAATGAGGCTAAAAGCTACTGGTCGGAGATGGCGCATCGCCGCGAACGTGAAAAGTCGCTGGATGCTCTGACACAAGAGGAAATGGACAAGCTCTCAGTCGTGGATGATTACCCCAGCGACAGCTACGTTTTTTCGTCGTATGGGTATGACCTGCTGATCGACAACGAGCTTGTAGCCGAGGCGTTCGCCAGCCTGCCGGAACAGGAACAAAGCATTTTGATTTTGCACTGTGTTCTGGATTTGGCAGACGGAGAAATCGGCAGCCTCATGGGAATGTCCCGCAGCGCCGTACAGCGTCACAGGACAAGGACCCTGAAACAGTTGCGTATGAAATTGATGGCGTTCATGCCAGAGGGAGGTAAACGCGGATGA
- a CDS encoding glycosyl hydrolase, translated as MIKWKFLNCICIFAAAIFILWVGCNEQPVDTEKADGSDSIASIEAPSNSQATLEEPTTESIVTESSVVESEYYPITEGQRYLGVYVQGPEETDVLADSINTLAWFDRFDQTSDYKISLCLDDNKYIAFITLQPTDWDLKLVSDGYYDDLIIEYFKKLSSDNRANTELFVRLAHEMEMRPSYKSGWYSWQTDDAHAYVNAWVHIVNLGREYAPNVKWVWSPNRADEYTTKYYPGDEYVDYVGLTLNNTLDSRESFQQFYENEGQRDYLEAYNKPIIFGEIAEHSTSDEVRNEYIQSVFDYLGTYDKCIGFIFLNQDIESARQYKFTDCELILDTFIENARDYICAK; from the coding sequence ATGATAAAGTGGAAGTTCCTTAATTGCATTTGTATATTCGCGGCTGCTATATTTATATTATGGGTTGGTTGCAACGAACAGCCTGTCGATACCGAGAAGGCCGATGGCTCTGACAGCATTGCGTCTATTGAGGCTCCGAGTAATAGTCAAGCTACACTGGAAGAACCAACTACGGAATCTATTGTAACAGAATCCTCAGTTGTCGAGTCTGAATATTATCCTATTACAGAGGGACAAAGATATTTGGGCGTTTATGTTCAAGGCCCCGAAGAGACTGATGTTTTAGCTGACAGCATCAATACTTTAGCTTGGTTTGATCGTTTTGATCAGACAAGTGATTACAAGATTTCTTTATGTTTAGACGACAATAAATATATAGCGTTTATCACTTTGCAGCCTACCGACTGGGACTTAAAATTGGTTTCTGACGGGTATTATGATGATTTAATTATTGAATATTTTAAGAAACTCTCTTCGGATAACAGAGCCAATACAGAACTTTTTGTTCGATTAGCGCATGAAATGGAAATGAGGCCCTCTTACAAATCTGGTTGGTACAGTTGGCAAACAGATGATGCTCACGCATATGTAAACGCTTGGGTTCACATTGTGAACTTGGGTAGGGAATATGCTCCCAATGTTAAGTGGGTATGGTCTCCCAACAGGGCAGACGAATACACAACGAAATATTATCCAGGTGATGAGTATGTTGATTATGTCGGATTGACATTGAATAACACATTGGATTCCCGTGAGAGTTTTCAGCAATTCTATGAAAATGAAGGTCAAAGAGACTATTTGGAAGCATATAATAAGCCAATTATTTTTGGAGAGATCGCGGAGCATAGCACCAGTGATGAAGTTCGCAATGAATACATACAATCTGTTTTTGATTATCTTGGAACCTACGATAAATGCATCGGTTTTATTTTCTTAAATCAAGATATAGAAAGTGCAAGACAATACAAGTTTACAGATTGCGAATTGATATTAGATACATTTATTGAGAATGCGAGGGATTACATTTGTGCGAAATAA